One window of Candidatus Neomarinimicrobiota bacterium genomic DNA carries:
- a CDS encoding HU family DNA-binding protein: MSEKITFQELVDRIAAETGISKHLAQDLIKEFAAVIEEGLIRDGKVRIAQLGTFRLHRVPETTGINPQTGASLVIPEHTRVLFRPAQALARRVNREYNHMNAKPLTGQTAEPDEPESTTEPEKTAEPTKEPTAKPSRRIPTATIAIAVAAVIVVVVVALLIFRGGEEEPAPPPAVETPAAEPVQPPIVEKPVVEGVPPITEPLPPPVAEKPAPPPEAIPAARPTEPTPPSYWAQGIKAYVHTVKRNDNWWNLAKLYYQDVLYWPNLYRANSSKLRNPDLLFVGIEILIPSLEGPPQQLTAMDSLDLATGYYEAYRAYERLGKHDASDYLRASGRFK; this comes from the coding sequence ATGAGTGAGAAGATCACGTTCCAGGAACTCGTTGACCGCATTGCGGCTGAGACTGGCATCTCCAAACACCTGGCCCAAGATCTAATCAAGGAATTTGCCGCGGTCATCGAAGAGGGCTTGATCCGTGATGGGAAGGTGCGTATCGCTCAATTGGGGACTTTCAGATTACACCGTGTCCCCGAAACTACCGGGATTAATCCTCAGACCGGGGCCAGCCTGGTCATCCCGGAGCATACTCGCGTTCTATTCAGACCAGCTCAGGCGCTGGCCCGCCGAGTCAACCGGGAGTATAACCACATGAATGCCAAGCCACTAACAGGTCAGACGGCGGAACCTGATGAACCGGAATCGACGACCGAACCGGAAAAAACCGCCGAACCCACCAAGGAACCAACCGCAAAACCAAGCCGTCGAATCCCCACCGCCACCATCGCCATCGCTGTCGCAGCCGTTATCGTCGTGGTTGTGGTAGCTCTGCTGATTTTCCGAGGCGGCGAAGAGGAACCCGCCCCACCGCCTGCTGTGGAAACACCGGCTGCAGAACCAGTTCAGCCACCGATTGTGGAGAAACCAGTGGTAGAAGGAGTACCTCCTATAACGGAGCCACTACCTCCACCCGTTGCCGAAAAACCTGCACCCCCGCCCGAGGCAATACCAGCGGCACGCCCAACGGAACCCACACCACCGTCCTACTGGGCGCAGGGAATCAAGGCCTACGTTCACACAGTGAAGAGGAATGACAACTGGTGGAACCTGGCGAAACTCTATTACCAGGATGTCCTGTACTGGCCCAATCTCTACCGGGCTAATTCGTCCAAATTGAGAAATCCCGATTTACTATTCGTGGGCATAGAAATTTTGATCCCATCCCTGGAAGGACCACCGCAGCAGCTTACAGCGATGGATTCATTGGATTTGGCCACCGGCTATTACGAAGCGTATCGGGCCTATGAACGCCTGGGCAAGCATGATGCCAGCGACTATCTGAGGGCCTCAGGAAGATTTAAATAG
- a CDS encoding HU family DNA-binding protein, producing the protein MTHIEVVHIVAERLGLSQRKAHDLVEVTVRAIAETLGGYVGISIPDLGTFGSHVRPQRRAYSPYYEDLVLLPSKRAVFFHPSASLKADVRNVEIAG; encoded by the coding sequence ATGACCCATATCGAGGTTGTGCATATCGTAGCTGAGCGCCTGGGTTTGTCCCAGCGCAAGGCCCACGACCTGGTGGAGGTCACCGTCCGGGCCATAGCGGAAACGCTAGGCGGCTACGTCGGTATATCCATACCGGATCTGGGAACCTTCGGCTCCCACGTACGGCCGCAGCGCAGGGCCTACAGCCCCTATTACGAAGATCTAGTGCTGCTACCCTCCAAGCGGGCGGTATTTTTCCACCCCAGTGCCAGCCTCAAGGCCGATGTCAGGAACGTGGAGATTGCGGGATGA
- a CDS encoding glycoside hydrolase family 3 N-terminal domain-containing protein, which produces MWKIKLFGLGVSAALLLGACVHVPRPIVAPEVWYEEPVTAADLSLRQQVAQLIMVRVEGYYYSADNGYRRKVERWVAQDQVGGLITFRGSVDGTFTNLQRFQRLASFPLLVAADFERGVGQQIEGATMFPSNMAVAATFDEENTYQQGRITALEARALGVHITFAPVMDVNNNPDNPIINFRSYSDDPQLVARMGAAFIQGAQDHGLVACAKHYPGHGNTATDSHTSLPLIPGSRESLDQMELMPFRAAAEAGVKMMMVGHIAVPGLDASNRPATQSAKITEGLLRGDFAFDGLIVTDGMEMGAITGGQWTGEAAVRAIEAGNDMVLLPLYVDQAIEAIVRAVWTGRISPERIEASVNRVLKLKAELGLYDERRSLNRDDVQRQVGLEEFREASRGIARKSITLVKDELNLIPFRPGRRQTLTHILISMDDDLKDRTLPFWSDVEFTFGKKRVKTFFVNDELSNTRIKELVEAARTTNLTLVTALVRIHMEKGVSTIDSTHHELLKALGKAKVKFAVASFGSPYLPSLEPIPTYLCGYSYEGMTMLAMADALFGRAPITGRLPVDLDASYRRGHGLTREARTRAFSQSTRTWDFSRAYAVLDSAIQAKITPGAQVFIAKAGHILADTAFGHFTYDVDAPPVTTASIYDLASVTKVLVGGTLAMQLVDGRYLVLDEPVQDYLPTFQGKWKDRVTIRHLLTHSSGLPDYIWFWKMGIKPEEVIDTICRTELQFEPGTQSTYSGVGLILFTAIVELVTGERLADLTRDWVFGPLMMEGTGYNPPVEWQERIVPTEVDAEGRRGLIQGKVHDGNSHFMGGVSAHAGAFAPANQLAKLGLLYLNGGVVYGRRMVREETVEAFIQPQELPPGSGWALTWQMANATPEAGDLLSDAAFGHTGFTGTSIWIDPATEVIVVLLTNRVHPTRERGGHMELRHTFHNAIVKIILSTEPRT; this is translated from the coding sequence GGTGTGAGTGCTGCTTTGCTATTGGGAGCATGTGTGCATGTTCCCCGGCCCATCGTAGCTCCTGAAGTCTGGTATGAGGAGCCGGTGACGGCGGCGGATTTGAGCCTGCGCCAGCAGGTGGCCCAATTGATTATGGTGCGAGTGGAAGGGTATTATTACAGTGCCGACAACGGCTACCGCCGGAAGGTAGAAAGGTGGGTAGCCCAGGATCAGGTGGGTGGTCTGATCACCTTCCGCGGCAGTGTTGACGGTACCTTTACCAACCTGCAGCGGTTTCAGCGCCTGGCGTCCTTTCCGCTGCTGGTGGCTGCGGATTTTGAGCGGGGCGTGGGGCAGCAGATTGAGGGCGCTACCATGTTTCCCTCAAACATGGCAGTGGCTGCTACTTTCGATGAAGAGAACACTTACCAGCAGGGGCGCATCACCGCCCTTGAAGCCCGGGCGCTGGGCGTCCATATCACCTTCGCTCCGGTGATGGATGTGAATAACAACCCCGATAATCCCATTATCAACTTCCGTTCTTACAGTGATGATCCCCAATTGGTGGCCCGAATGGGAGCTGCGTTCATTCAGGGTGCCCAAGACCACGGCCTGGTAGCCTGTGCCAAGCACTACCCCGGTCACGGCAACACTGCTACTGACAGTCACACCAGCCTGCCGCTGATCCCCGGCAGTCGGGAAAGCCTGGATCAAATGGAGCTGATGCCGTTCAGGGCGGCTGCCGAGGCCGGAGTCAAGATGATGATGGTGGGCCATATTGCCGTGCCTGGTCTGGACGCCTCCAACCGTCCCGCCACCCAGTCGGCGAAGATTACCGAAGGTCTTTTACGCGGTGATTTCGCCTTTGATGGCCTCATTGTTACCGATGGGATGGAGATGGGGGCTATAACGGGCGGACAGTGGACCGGGGAAGCCGCCGTCCGGGCCATTGAGGCCGGCAACGACATGGTCCTCCTGCCATTATACGTGGATCAGGCCATTGAGGCCATTGTACGGGCGGTCTGGACCGGGCGCATCAGCCCGGAACGGATCGAGGCCTCGGTCAACCGGGTATTAAAGCTGAAGGCGGAGCTTGGCCTGTACGATGAGCGCCGCAGCCTTAATCGAGATGATGTGCAGCGGCAGGTAGGCCTGGAGGAATTCCGCGAAGCCTCACGGGGAATTGCCCGGAAATCCATCACCCTTGTCAAGGACGAGCTGAACCTGATCCCCTTCCGACCGGGTCGCCGACAAACCCTTACCCACATCCTGATCTCAATGGACGACGACCTCAAAGACCGCACCCTTCCCTTCTGGAGCGACGTGGAATTCACTTTCGGGAAGAAACGAGTCAAGACTTTCTTTGTGAACGACGAGCTCTCCAATACCCGCATTAAGGAGCTGGTAGAGGCAGCCCGGACTACCAATCTGACCCTGGTGACGGCCCTGGTGAGGATCCATATGGAGAAGGGCGTCAGCACTATTGACTCGACGCACCATGAGCTCTTGAAAGCCCTGGGGAAGGCGAAGGTCAAGTTCGCGGTGGCCAGTTTCGGTAGTCCCTATCTGCCTTCCCTGGAGCCTATTCCCACCTACCTATGCGGTTACAGTTACGAGGGCATGACGATGCTGGCTATGGCCGATGCCCTGTTCGGTCGGGCTCCGATCACTGGCCGGCTGCCGGTTGACCTGGATGCCAGCTACCGCCGCGGCCATGGTCTCACTAGAGAAGCCCGCACCCGGGCTTTCAGCCAGTCCACTCGCACCTGGGATTTCAGCCGGGCTTATGCGGTACTGGACAGCGCTATCCAGGCCAAAATCACCCCGGGTGCCCAGGTGTTCATTGCCAAAGCAGGACACATCCTGGCCGATACGGCCTTCGGACACTTTACCTATGACGTGGACGCCCCCCCGGTGACTACCGCCTCCATTTACGACCTCGCCAGCGTCACCAAGGTGCTGGTAGGAGGCACCCTGGCGATGCAGCTGGTTGATGGACGCTACCTGGTACTGGACGAGCCCGTGCAGGATTACCTTCCCACCTTCCAGGGCAAGTGGAAGGATCGGGTTACCATTCGCCATTTGCTGACTCATTCTTCCGGTCTGCCAGATTACATCTGGTTCTGGAAGATGGGTATCAAGCCGGAAGAGGTGATTGACACTATTTGCAGGACCGAGCTGCAGTTTGAGCCCGGTACGCAGTCTACCTACAGTGGTGTGGGCTTGATTCTGTTCACTGCTATCGTGGAGCTGGTGACCGGGGAGCGGCTGGCTGATCTGACCCGGGACTGGGTGTTCGGTCCCCTCATGATGGAAGGCACCGGCTACAATCCCCCGGTGGAGTGGCAGGAGCGCATTGTCCCCACCGAGGTGGACGCAGAGGGCCGCAGGGGTCTGATCCAGGGCAAGGTGCATGATGGAAACAGCCATTTTATGGGGGGTGTGTCGGCCCATGCAGGCGCCTTCGCTCCGGCCAATCAGTTGGCCAAATTAGGCCTCCTGTACCTGAATGGGGGAGTGGTCTATGGCAGACGGATGGTGCGGGAGGAGACAGTGGAGGCGTTTATCCAGCCCCAGGAATTGCCACCGGGTTCGGGATGGGCCCTGACCTGGCAGATGGCCAATGCCACCCCCGAAGCCGGAGATCTCTTATCTGACGCAGCCTTCGGCCACACGGGCTTCACCGGCACCTCCATCTGGATCGATCCCGCAACAGAGGTGATTGTCGTACTCCTTACCAACCGGGTGCATCCCACACGTGAGCGGGGCGGCCACATGGAGTTGCGCCATACGTTTCATAATGCCATTGTAAAAATTATTCTTAGTACTGAACCCAGGACTTGA